ATCCCCAAACAACCATAACAGAGCCTGCCCCGTCTAAGAAGAGCCTGTTCACTTCTTATTAAGCCCCATTGTACCAAATTTGGATGGAGTTACTCCAGAGTTCCTCAAGGGGGTGATCGCAGgacagtgcaaaaatgaattagagtctatggagctagacagctaaatttgtctcttttgcctGACCATTAATGACAAATCTCAAATTTGATTGTAGTTTGtgcaagttcaacatggattatagGTTGAAAATTGAATAAACGAGTACTTTGAGAGATTTAGCTCAATAGACCTCTATTAATTCTGCACTCGCCTGTGAACGCTCTCGTATTGAACCAGAGTGGAACTACAACCAGTTCAGAAGCCGGAAGTATCCCGAGAGTGGAAGTTCTCCCCTTATTATTCTTTGACCATACTCACAAATTCATCATGCAGACACTACAAATGTCTGTGCACAAATGTGCTAAGATGGTGCACAGCTGCAGTAGATCAGTGATAAGGTTGGCTTATCTATTCAAAAGCCCATGTACGTGCCTTTACACGCAGATACAAAAGCACACTAATGACCTAACTCTCATTTTTGTTCCTACAAGATGAGATGGAGGGATTGGATCTGGAGGGTAAGACAGTAGAGGAGACCACAGACCTGTTAGAGAAATTCTGTATACCAGGGCTAGCTTCAATTCAATCATACTCTCTTCAAAATGTAGAGAGAGCATTGATCCTATTGAGGATTATGTCTTCTGTTATTGAAAAACACTTTGCTGTTTCCATTTATGATATGTAAtgattgaattgaaatgaaccCTATCCTTGTTATGCAGTGATATATCATTTTGGTAGATGACTTTAATATTGGGACCTGAATAAATTACTAGCCTAAGTATTTAACGTGATATCCTACAACAGCAGACCGATGCATAATTTCCCTTTACAtacagagaacagagaaaaaaacacaactaaaaaaaaaacacacaatcctAGTGATTATCCCAGAAGCAAACTTAGAAACTGTACAGCTACAAGTGGTAcaaatttttgtaaaaaagttCTACCAAAGTGAAATATTGCTCTAGATAAATACTAGCGGAAGTTTGTAGTCAAACTGTACATCCCATCCCTTCTTTAAAAGCATTActagtactgtatattttattgattggatccTTGTACATAAAGATTAATATGTTGTTTTAGAAATTATCTCCAATTAGCTAAGTAGCTAAGAGCAGCTACACTTTGCAGTGTGCAGTTTACATAATATGTTGCACACAGTGTACACAGTATCAGGGGAAAAGCTTCTGCTTGTAGCAGAAATGACAAAAGTTGCTAATTTTTCCCTCTTAACCTACTCTGTATTTTTGTCTGCTTTGCCCCAATTCATTTcctttgtctgtgttgttatttCTATCTACCACTTGACATGCCTCAGTCTCATTTGGTAATTCACTAcatgttttctctgtctctttctttccttctatTTCTGTCTCATTCTTCTGCAGAGCCAAGTCGGCCCCACGGAGGTCCAGACGGTCGGGGCCACGGGGAAGAGAGTGAGCCCTCGGATGATgatatgctctctctctccagccagCGAAGCAACGCCAGCACGGCCCCCCAGAAACCCGACCCTTCTGTGCCCATGCCTGCTGCCTCTGCACCCGCTGAAGAAATGGATCTTCTTGGCCTCGATGGGGAGGAGATCAACTGTCCTTCATCTCAGCCCCCATCTTCTGTAGCCGCAACCACTGACCTCCTAGGGGACTTGTTCGGGGGCCCACCCCAGCCAACCAGTGGGGCATCATCTGCCCAGTCCACACCACAGAAAGTAGTCCTAAACACTGCCTCGCCATGTCCCTCTCCTGCACCATCAGGTGACACCCCGAGTTTAGAAGTTCATTCACTTGGAAAACTATACCTAAAATTCAAATGTGACATTGCTCAAAGCAAGTTTAGATTGCTTTTATATTGATAGAAGTTATTAACCTGTTATACATGTGTATTAATAAATCAAGgcataaaaatgaatgaatacttGCAAAAACGTCAAGTAAGGTAAAAATATGCCAAACTCAAATTCTGATATGTGGGTCATCTTTAGATGAAAAATGGGTCATAGGccataaaaagcaacaaaaaaaaagtgctattacattaatattaatacaaataattttccttttaaaagaaaatagtcTTTAAGGACAGTAACaagaatgtcattttaaatattcacaatATGTAATGCAGTTACTCAAAAATGCCGTTTGGCCATATCATTTTCTAGAGTAAGACGATAGCAATGGTGCGGTTGTTTCCCTCAGGTTTTGATCCCTTTGGGACGGGTCCCATGCCTAAGCCTCAGGACATGATGGGTTCATTCCTTGGACCAGGTAACGTGGGGCAGCCTGACCCCTTCCTGCATGCTGCACGCTCTCCATCACCCACCTTGCAGCCTACAAGCTTGGGTAAGGCATGCTTCTGCTGCACAGTCTCACAGCATTTTGGATCTAAATAAAGAGTCGGCACAATGGTAAGGCAAGTTATAGAGTATTTGCAAATCTGTTGCCACACCATAACACATAAATGTGCATTGTGTCTCTGCACATCAACTCAGGTTAAAACGTCTAAAACGTTTTTGTACCCCAAGATATATTAGACTGCACTgcttttaatatcttttttgtatttttgttctacTTGTTGTTTACTCACATACTGAGAAAGAGtaagaaagcctttttttatcactgctgtatgtttgaaaatgaatgggTTTGTTTgtctagaaatctagacgcacgCTAGCAGCAGCAAACATCTTGATGTGAGTCTTGTAAGGCTATGAGTTAGCATGACGTATGGTTGTTCTCCATTAACCATCCACATCTTCAGCCTGAAACCTTTAGGCTGTATACTTTTACAGAGCATTATGTGCATGATGAagcaagacaacaacaacattaccAGTATGCTTTTTAATCAGTGTATCATGctaattcatttattcattcaatgTCATGTTCAGTTCCCATTCACTATTAGCTCAATCTGTGAAAAACCTTTATGTGCTTGAATAGGCCGGAGTTCCCCGGTCCCGCCCGCCACCCCAATTGTCAACATTCAGCAGCTAAACGCAAAGGGAGGATGGGACTGGAACAGAACAGCTACCACAAGCACAGGTAGAAACCGgtaacccaaacacacacacacatgcacgcacgcaaacacgcacgcacacactcacacacacacacacacacacccacacaaacacacacacacacacacacacaaacacacatacacacacacacacacacagacacacaaacacactcacaccatCATCTACCATTTCCCTTAGCCTACTAAACCTTTTTGAATAGATTGCTGAAGACCACAACACCtctttaactgtaaaatgttaatatatgCACTGTTTGTTGATTCATCCAGGAACAGGGTTTGGTATGGGCAGTCGGTCAGCAACTACAAGCCCCACAGGCTCAGTCCACAGCACCCCTACCCACCAAACCCAGCCAAACACCCTAGACCCGTTCGCTGACTTAGGCAATCTTGGGGGAAGCCATGGAGGTCTGCCactaaaacatttctgaaacaCTTGATCTGagcatttgttattttacagtaagTTATAATCTCCTCCTTTCTATTAGCAGGTTCTGGCTTTTCCAGCAAACCCACCACTCCTACTGGAGCAGCCCCTTCCGTACCTCCCATGGGCTCCCCATCGCGACCTCCTCCGTCACCCCAGCATGCCGAAGGGTGGCAGTCCCACACAGGAGCCAGCTTCCCCTCGTGGCAGCCAGGGGCTGGAGGTGGTGGCGGATGGCCACACCAAGGACAGGGCCCTGCCTCACAGCCAAAGCCCAGCCCCAGCCACACCCCCATGCCTCACACATCGCCCCAGAACCGACCCAACTACAATGTCAGCTTCTCTGCAATGGGAGGGGGCTCGCCCAGCGCAGGGTGCAAAGTACAGGCTGCCATGGGTGAGCAGGAGATGTGGAATTAGATGTGATGTTTCTGGTATGATGCAAATGTTGTGATCAGGTTGTGAATTTAAGAAATTCTTGTAGGCATGACATATTTTGGATGAAGTGCTATAATTCTTGAAGCTGGATTCCTTGCCCCTGTTGCATTAAACCTCTATACATAACACTGTATATTTGTAATGTCTCTGTTACATAAAGGAATAAGCACATTACTTCTTCAGAGGGATCAAGTCAATGTTTTACAGTGCATTGCATCCGAGGGCAGGGCCATAAGTGGCTCAAAATAGCCTTAAAATGAATGTCTTGTCTCTTTGTGattgcatctctctctctgccaggTTCTAAGCCCAAAGCCTTTAATGCCAACTTTGATGACCTGCTGTCTGGTCAGGGCTTTGCTGGGGCCAAAGAGAAGAAGGGGCCCAGGACTATAGCAGAGATGAGAAAGGAGGAGATGGCCAAAGAGATGGACCCTGAGAAAATAAAGGCAGGGGCTTTTTTCTGATGTGATATTAAGTACCATCTGTATACAAATGAAGATAAGGGGTGGTTTGCTGTTTTAGTTTCAACACTAACACCATGAAGTTGCATGACTCTTGCATGTTCACTACATCTGAGTAGAATTACGGTTTGACAACAGTTCATTGGGTTTTTGTCATCTGTTTATCCAATGTAGGACAATAGAAGCAATTCAGTGAGTCCCAAAAGTAGGAGCGTGTACTCAAAACCCTTTGGCTTAAAGCCTTTCTGTGTATTACAGAACTACTGAAGCGACCTATGTAGGTCTCCCATGACAAAACTCTGGTTCCTCTAATTACTCCTTAAAAACATTTCACCGGAGCCAAAAATCACTGAGGCATTTCTGCTAATAATTGTTCTAAATCGGTTCATCACTGGCTAAGGGTtccacctctctccctctcctgttTATGACCCAGATTCTGGACTGGATCGAGGGGAAGGAGCGTAACATCCGTTCTCTACTGTCCACCATGCATACTGTGCTGTGGGAGGGAGAGACGCGATGGAAGCCTGTGGGCATGGCTGACCTGGTTACTCCAGAACAGGTCAAGAAGGTCTACCGCAAAGCTGTCCTGGTTGTCCACCCAGATAAGGTGAGACACATAGTGATTTCTCTGACTCTACATCATTCAAGTTCTCTTTTATTAACCCTAgtgttttgttgacattttatttcctcATTATTTAACACCACTactatatttgaatatttttcaaatatttttcaaatattttttcagaCCTGTTGGTTGTTTATGTATAACCTTTTTCCCCCCAAGGGTTCATCacctgtgtgtgaatgcattttATTGACTGGAGTCACATATGGCTTGATATTAAAGCTCTTAAATTTCAAAAGCAGGTTTCGGCTTGAACTCATTTGGCCAGAGTCCAATCTTTTATGTCAAAGCTGGTGTTTTATATCCTCCAGGTTTTTTCCAGAGGCAAAACACTTGCTTTACATCACTCATTTggatattttgaatttttatcaaaatgtttccactcaaatattctttttcttttcttttgctcttttatgATTAAAACCCCATATGTAGAGAACTGTTGAAGTGGTAACCCTTTTCTGGACTTGCACAGCATTGTTATTACACCAAATAAGGAAAGagttaatgttttgttattatttatgacTCATGGTTAAGGCCAAAAAGACCGCAAGGTTACAAAAAAGTGTTACAAAACTTCAACAACAGACGGGTTGTGTGGCCCAAAAAGTTCTGTCAACACCAATCACAGATGTAAAGCAAATGAAATTCCACTTTATTTATCTAGCTagtgtttatgtttttcaacTGTGGTTTCTGAGACCCTAAACAGAATTAATTTGACAGACTGCTGAAACATGTCATCCGTTCAAAGGTGCCATTCTAGGAGGATCGAAAGGTGTTTGTACTTACAGTATCTTATTTTGAAGATACACATTTCACACATGATATAAAGACAGGCATCAATACAATGACAacaatcaaaataatcatgactTCAACAACGTGATAACGAAgcaaaacatgataaaaaccAGTTTTCAACCaatcaaacaaagaaatgctaTCCTGGTGAACAGAGTTCGCAGTATCGTGAAGGTGGTGAATTATCTCACTAATTGTAGCATTATTGTCAGGCACAAAGGTACAACATTCAGCACCAATAATAGCACAAGTTCCTCCTTGCGCTgctaaaagaaaatccaaagCTGCCCTGTTTTGTAAAGCTAGAAGTCTAACAGAGGCGAGTTCACTTGACAGAAGCATGAGAGCTTTACCAGTTTCATTAGCTATCACTTCTATTGCCTGAGACAGATCGGCGATTTGATCTAGCGCAGACATAACTCCATAAAAAGGAAGAAGGGGGCCGAGTATGTTTTTGAAACTTGATTGATGATGAGTCCCAAAGGTGTCTGAAAGTCCACGTTGTACCCGTTTAAGAGGCTTCTGGGGCAGGGAGTGAGCCACTCTCATAGCCGGGACGATGTACGCCAATCCACAGCGTCCGTTGTAATCAACAGGAAGATACGGGTATGCAGAGTATCCACATACCCAGTACATTCCCACAGGAGAGGAGATGGTGCAGCTAGCTGTGCGGTGAGCCAGAGCACTGAATCGAGCATCGCCCGCTGCTTCCAAACAGTGCTCGGGTGCAGAATTTAGagttttaaattcaatgttGGTAATTTTTGGGTCCCATTTGAATGTACGAAGGCAGTCCGATTGGCCTACAGGTGTCTTGCCGTCATTCTGGAGACACCAAGGGAACTTCTGAGGGATGAGCTGTATTGTAACAGGTTTGGGGGTTTTGagacatttaaaacagtttgcATTTCTTGTAGAACAGTTGAGTGGCCTCATTTTGGAGAGACTGGAACAATCATGGTGAGAATAGGATTGCGATAACGGAATATGCATCAGGTGGCAGGTGTCACAGTCAGAGGGAGGTAAGGCCATCAGAGGTAAACCTTCTCCAGCTGTGTGGGGTATTAGGCCACAGACATAGCAATTGGAATTAGGGTGTAAATGGTTGGCTACTTCCCGTGCCATAGTTAGAAAGATATTCAAAGCATCTACTCTTATTTCTGGTGGTTTCATGACCTGGGGAGCTCCCATGGTGGACTCCACCAAGATCAGTATTAGGAGGCGCGGGATCAGGGGCATTGTTGCAATGAATCCTCAAAATCTGGCTTCAGGTCTTTACAGTAAAAGTCACCAGGCTCTAGCTGAACATCGTCACCATCGTCAGGAGTCTGGAAGGCAGTTCATACCTGTGAATACATACAGTGGACGGAGAATGACTCAAATCGGTCGCCCTTTTTTACAGCACACAAATAAGAGTAATAAGCCATACTTTATGTTAAATTTAACCGAAACATGAAATTCTGTCTTTATTagacagtaaaaaaacacagttttaccCTTATATGAACACAAGAAACAGCATATAATACCGTATTGAACCCAAAATACACCTATTATaccaaattattaattataaagaATTAATTCATACAGAATTCATGTTCTGATGAAATCATCATGAAAGATTGAAAATATTTACTGAGTTTACAAATGGCAAGGCACGCAAAGGGCAAACATTACAGTAGCCAGTATAATAAGCTTACCTGTTTTTTACTCTCGGGAACACTCAGTGGATTATGGTTCTAAGTTCTGTTGTGAGATCATGGCAGGACCTCGCTAGCATGCATGCATGGAGGAATCACTTCTCATCACCCTATTTATCCTCTCTTGTCCCAGGACAAGAGCGTAGACCATAACCTTAAATGACCCAATCACAGGGGTCTAGTGAGTGAATCACAACATCAATGCTAACTGATCAATCGTTACAAGGGGGGGCgaatttaaataatcaaaacagAGCAAACTCAAAGGCTGCTTCATGCCAGATGTGGTTTGGTTGCATAAGCCCACAACAACATGAGCACATTTATTAAGGACAACAAACAGTAAATGCAGTTATGCGCTGCACAGTATACTGTGTACACTGTGTTTATAcatgtgcatacagtatatgtgtaaatataaacacacaagaTGCATGGACGCACTTCCAAAAGCAAGACAAAAGATAGAgccacaatttaaaataaaactaataaaaaaaatgataaatatttaaagaaatgtatcaaGAACAGTGTTTGAAAAATTAATATCCTTGTTGTGCAAAGTACTaaagttttaattaaatttattgAGTATATAAATTGCTTATTTTGGGTTttgtagttttcatttttttgtgggttttttcaGACCTGTTGGTTGTTTATGTATAACCTTTTTCCCCCCAAGGGTTCATCacctgtgtgtgaatgcattttATTGACTGGAGTCACATATGGCTTGATATTAAAGCTCTTAAATTTCAAAAGCAGGTTTCGGCTTGAACTCATTTGGCCAGAGTCCAATCTTTTATGTCAAAGCTGGTGTTTTATATCCTCCAGGTTTTTTCCAGAGGCAAAACACTTGCTTTACATCACTCA
This sequence is a window from Etheostoma cragini isolate CJK2018 chromosome 9, CSU_Ecrag_1.0, whole genome shotgun sequence. Protein-coding genes within it:
- the dnajc6 gene encoding putative tyrosine-protein phosphatase auxilin isoform X9, which encodes MIESALKEMDANYGGGLLDMVKGGAGKFFSNFKDNLKDTLKDTSTKVMHQVATYTKGELDIAYITSRIIVMTYPAESVQIGYQNHVEDIRSFLDSRHADHYTVFNLSQRNYRGAKFSNRVSECNWPSRQAPSLHNLFAVCKNMHNWLKQNPKNVCVITCSDGRALSGVLVCAMFCFCHLFNNPVPAMQLLSAKRPGSGLWPSHHRYIGYVCSMVSEKPSLPHSKPLMIKGLTITPVPCFNKQRNGCRPFCDVLIGETKIFTTSQEYERMREHRVQEGKIAFPLGVSVQGDVIVSVYHMRSTIGGRLQAKVSNTQIFQIQFHTGFIAPGTTMLKFNKPELDACDSPEKYPQLFHVILDVEVEGVDKQKDLTPPWEQFPVKDLNPNVLFSCHQEHQDALAIADEMEGLDLEEPSRPHGGPDGRGHGEESEPSDDDMLSLSSQRSNASTAPQKPDPSVPMPAASAPAEEMDLLGLDGEEINCPSSQPPSSVAATTDLLGDLFGGPPQPTSGASSAQSTPQKVVLNTASPCPSPAPSGFDPFGTGPMPKPQDMMGSFLGPGNVGQPDPFLHAARSPSPTLQPTSLGRSSPVPPATPIVNIQQLNAKGGWDWNRTATTSTGTGFGMGSRSATTSPTGSVHSTPTHQTQPNTLDPFADLGNLGGSHGAGSGFSSKPTTPTGAAPSVPPMGSPSRPPPSPQHAEGWQSHTGASFPSWQPGAGGGGGWPHQGQGPASQPKPSPSHTPMPHTSPQNRPNYNVSFSAMGGGSPSAGCKVQAAMGSKPKAFNANFDDLLSGQGFAGAKEKKGPRTIAEMRKEEMAKEMDPEKIKILDWIEGKERNIRSLLSTMHTVLWEGETRWKPVGMADLVTPEQVKKVYRKAVLVVHPDKATGQPYEQYAKMIFMELNDAWSEFDSQGQKPLY
- the dnajc6 gene encoding putative tyrosine-protein phosphatase auxilin isoform X10, which translates into the protein MDSSEMDANYGGGLLDMVKGGAGKFFSNFKDNLKDTLKDTSTKVMHQVATYTKGELDIAYITSRIIVMTYPAESVQIGYQNHVEDIRSFLDSRHADHYTVFNLSQRNYRGAKFSNRVSECNWPSRQAPSLHNLFAVCKNMHNWLKQNPKNVCVITCSDGRALSGVLVCAMFCFCHLFNNPVPAMQLLSAKRPGSGLWPSHHRYIGYVCSMVSEKPSLPHSKPLMIKGLTITPVPCFNKQRNGCRPFCDVLIGETKIFTTSQEYERMREHRVQEGKIAFPLGVSVQGDVIVSVYHMRSTIGGRLQAKVSNTQIFQIQFHTGFIAPGTTMLKFNKPELDACDSPEKYPQLFHVILDVEVEGVDKQKDLTPPWEQFPVKDLNPNVLFSCHQEHQDALAIADEMEGLDLEEPSRPHGGPDGRGHGEESEPSDDDMLSLSSQRSNASTAPQKPDPSVPMPAASAPAEEMDLLGLDGEEINCPSSQPPSSVAATTDLLGDLFGGPPQPTSGASSAQSTPQKVVLNTASPCPSPAPSGFDPFGTGPMPKPQDMMGSFLGPGNVGQPDPFLHAARSPSPTLQPTSLGRSSPVPPATPIVNIQQLNAKGGWDWNRTATTSTGTGFGMGSRSATTSPTGSVHSTPTHQTQPNTLDPFADLGNLGGSHGAGSGFSSKPTTPTGAAPSVPPMGSPSRPPPSPQHAEGWQSHTGASFPSWQPGAGGGGGWPHQGQGPASQPKPSPSHTPMPHTSPQNRPNYNVSFSAMGGGSPSAGCKVQAAMGSKPKAFNANFDDLLSGQGFAGAKEKKGPRTIAEMRKEEMAKEMDPEKIKILDWIEGKERNIRSLLSTMHTVLWEGETRWKPVGMADLVTPEQVKKVYRKAVLVVHPDKATGQPYEQYAKMIFMELNDAWSEFDSQGQKPLY